Genomic segment of Mucilaginibacter sabulilitoris:
TTATTACGGCTTTAATTTCGCCGTAGGTATAGGCATCGCCTAAAACTTCTTTTAGCGGCGCAAGGCGTTCCGCTCCGTAACTTTCTAAGGCCTCCAAAATTACATGTAATTTAGCTTCGGACACCAGTTCGTTTACATCCAGATCTCCGGTTTGTACAAAATGGCTCAAATGCCCTTCAATGGTTACCTGTGACAGTCCCCGTTCGGCAGCTATTTCCATAACATTTTTACCCTGACGGTATAAATTAAAAGTTTCTGAACGGGTATCGGTGCCACTACGCGGTGATCTGGTTCGCTCAGTTTTGGGTTTACGTTCCCTTTTTGCTGATTTATAAGCAATTTTTGATTCCAGGCTCTTTTCCTTGCAATAATCCTTAACCGGTTGCAGCAGTTCGCGGCCATAACGGGCCAGCTTAACATCGCCAAAACCGGAGATAAGTCTCAGTTCATCCAAACTCTGTGGCAGGTAGGTGGCCATTTCAAGCAACGTGGCATCTGATACAATAATATAAGCAGGCACATTTTCCCCCTCGGCAATGTCCCGACGAGCATTTTTAAGGCGACTTAATAATTCGGCCTCATGTAGTGGCACAGCCTCGGTGTGGTGTTCTTCGGTTACCTGGGTTTCAATAAATTCTACCTTTTGTATGCCTTTGAGCACTAAAGCGCTTTGATCTGTCAATTTTAAAACCGGGTACCCATCACCGGTCACCTGAAGGTATTCCATTGTGATCAGTTCGCGGATGTAACGCTGCCAGTCGGCTTTGCTGATATCGGCGCCTATGCCATAAGTTTTAAGCTGTTTATGTTCTTCGCGGATCTTTTCGTTTTTTGATCCCCGTAAAAAATCAATTACATAATTAACCCCAAACCGTTCGTTTAACCGGGATACAGCCGATAATGCCTTTTGGGCAATGAGTGTCCCATCAAAACGTTTAAACTCGGTTAGGCAAACATCGCAGGAGCCGCAGTTTGGCGGAAAAGCCTCATCAAAATAATTCATGAGATATTGCCTGCGGCAGGTTTGCAGCTGACAATACCGCACCATATCGTTCAGTTTGTTGAGCATGATCCGACTTTGCTCCTCGTTTCCTTCAATACGGGCAAAGTGCTGCAGCTTACCGGCGTCGCCGGGAGAGTAGAGGAGCAGGGCTTCCGACGCCAAACCATCCCTGCCGGCTCTGCCCGTTTCCTGGTAATAGCCCTCAATGTTTTTGGGCAGGTCTATATGTACCACATAGCGCACGTTTGATTTGTTGATACCCATACCAAAGGCAATGGTAGCCACAATGATCTTTACATCATCGCGCAAAAAAGCTTCCTGATTTTTGGCTTTTGTTTCGTTGTTTAAGCCAGCGTGATATGCTTCGGCCGCGAAACCTGCATTTTTAAGATCAAGGGCCAGGTCTTCTGTTGATTTGCGGGAAAGGCAATATATAATGCCCGATTCTTCCCTGCGTTCATTTAAAAAGGCAATGAGTTGTTTAAAGCTGTTTTTTTTGGGAACAACTGTGTAAGTAATATTTGCACGGTTAAACGACGACACAAACACGGCAGGCTTGTGCAGGTTTAATTTTTCGAGTATATCTTTTTGGGTGAGCTTATCGGCGGTGGCGGTAAGCGCGATAACAGGTACATTCGGGAACTCATTTTTTAGCTGGGCCAGCATCAGGTATTCGGGCCTGAAATCGTGCCCCCATTGGGAGATACAATGTGCCTCGTCAATGGCTATCTGCACCACATTGAGTGTTTTTAAAAATGGTACCAGTTTATTCTCATTGCCAAACAAACGTTCGGGCGCAAGGTATAACAGTTTAACCTGGTTATTCCGGAGTTTTTCAACCAGCAGACGCTGTTCATCTGGTGTTTGGGCCGAATTAAGAAAAGCTGCAGGTATGCCGCTCACATTCAGACTGTCAACCTGGTCTTTCATTAACGCAATCAGTGGTGATATTACAATGGTAAGTCCGTTGAGCAATACGGCAGGCAACTGGTAACATAATGATTTACCGCCGCCTGTGGGCATCAGGGCCATTACGTCCTGCTTATTTAAAATATGCTGAATAATAGCTTCCTGCTGGTGTCTGAACGTGTTGTAACCAAAATATTTTTGCAGGGCTTGTAATGGAGTCATTTTAGATGTGCGGATTTCAGATATGCAAATGTGCAGATATTATTTGATGTGCACATTTCGGATACGTGATTTTCAAAATTAACATGTGATTTTAAGGAGCTTATATAATATGATCATTTGGTACATCTGTATTAAATTCCGCATATTAGTATATCTCTATACTCGTATCTTTAGTACTATGATAAAAAGACTACTGTTTGTTTTAATAACCTTTATTTCCTTATCGTCAGCCATCGCTCAAAAAATACAATCGCCTGATGAGTTTTTAGGATATAAGCTCGGAGATCAGTTTACACCCCACTACCGTATTGTTGACTATTTTAAATATGTTGCCCAGGTATCGAAAAACGTAAAACTGCAACAGTTTGGCACTACCAATGAGGGAAGGCCGCTACTGGCCGTATTCATTGCATCAGATGCGAACATTGGCCGGTTGGAAGAAATAAGACATAATAATTTACGCCTTGCCGGTATGGAAAAGGGTAGCGTAATTGCCAATATGCCGGTGATTACCTGGCTGAGTTATAATGTTCATGGTAATGAGCCGGCTTCGAGTGAGGCGGCTATGTGGACTTTGTTCGATATGGTTGACCCCTCGAACACCACTACAAAAGCATGGCTAAAAAACACAGTGGTTGTCATCGATCCTTGCTTAAACCCCGACGGGCGCGACCGTTATATTAATTTCTATAATTCGGTACATGGCGAGGTGCCTGATGCTAACCCTATATCACGAGAGCACGTAGAGCCGTGGCCGGGTGGCCGTACCAATCATTTTTACTTTGATTTGAACCGCGACTGGGCCTGGCAAACACAAAAGGAAACACAGGCACGTGTTGCCTTGTTTAACCAATGGCTGCCCGAGGTTCATGTTGATTACCACGAGCAGGGATACAATGCCCCTTATTATTTTGCCCCGGCAGCCGAGCCTTATCACAAAGATATAACCCAATGGCAACGCGATTTTCAGGTTATCATTGGTAAAAACAATGCTAAATACTTTGACCAGAATGGCTGGATGTACTTTACCAAGCAGGAGTTTGACCTGCTTTATCCGTCATACGGTGACACTTATCCTTTGTATAACGGATCCATCGGCATGACTTATGAGCAGGGAGGCATCAGTGCAGGGCTGGCTGTACTTACCCGTAGCGGCGATACACTTACGCTTGCCCAGCGTATAGCCCATCATCATACCACGGCTTTAGGCACTGTTGAAATAGCATCGGCAAATGCCCAAAAGCTGCTTGATGAGTTTAAAAAGTTTTATGACAATAGCCGCATTAACCCACCCGGTATATACAAAACCTACATTATTAAAAACGATAATCACAATAACATCAATGCGCTGGCTGGCATGCTGACCAGGAATGGTATACAGTATGGCTTTGGTTTAAATGATAAAACCATTATTGGATTTGATTACTTTACAGGTAAAACAGAACAATATAAAGTTGGAGCAGACGATATGGTTATAAATGCCCATCAGCCCAAGGCGGTTTTGCTGCATGTATTGCTGGAACCTAAAACCTTTATAGCCGATTCAAACACGTATGATATTACAGCCTGGGCCTTGCCATACGCATATGGCTTAAAGGCTTACGGGGTAAAAGAATCATTAAAACCAGCCAGCTCAAGGCAGAGTATTGCTAAACCACAACAATTGATTAACAGCCGCGCGTATGCTTATGTAGCCACCTGGCAATCGGTTAATGATGTGAAGCTTTTGTCGGCATTGCTTAAAAAAGGCATTAAAGTACGTTATTCTGAAAAAGCTTTTGAGGCCGGAGGTAAAAAGTTTATGCCCGGCTCGCTGCTTATTACGAGGGCCGGCAACGACGGCGCCGATTTTGACCAGGTAGTTACCCGCACTGCCGCCGAACTTAATGAAGGACTTACTTCTTTATCATCGGGGTTTGTTGATAAAGGCGCGGATTTGGGATCAGATGCCATAAGATATATAAAACGCCCACGTGTAATGCTGATAGCTGGCGAAGGAGTTAATGCAGAAGCCATGGGCGAGGTTTGGCATTTGTTTGAGCAGCAAATAGGTTATCCTGTTTCGCTGGTAAAATATCAGGACCTGGGCCGCACCCGGCTTGCTGATTTTGATGTGGCCATTTTTCCCGATGGTACCTATGATGATTTTCCTTCTGATAAGCTGCAAAACTGGATACGTGATGGCGGCAAACTTATTGCCATAGAAAATACGGTTGCGCAACTTGCCGATAAAAAAGGCTTCGCCCTTAAAAATAAAGAAGAGAAAAAGGATGATAAAGTCGAAGAGAAGGAAAAAGAAACGGTAAAACTCTATGGAGAGCGTGACCGCGATGCCATTCGCTCCATGATTCCTGGTGCAATATTTAAACTGAACCTTGATAATACCCATCCGCTGGGTTTTGGCTTACCCAATTATTACTATTCGCTTAAGCTTAATGATGATATATATAACCTGCTGAGTAATGATGATGGCTGGAATGTAGGCACCATTAAAAAGAACAGTTATGTGTCGGGTTTTGCAGGTGCACAGTCAAAGTTGAAGATCAATAATGGGTTGTTGCTCGGCGTGCAGTCATTGGGTCGTGGTTCGGTAGTATATATGGTAGATGATCCGCTGTTCCGGAGTTTCTGGGAAAACGGAAAGCTGCTGTTTAGCAACGCGGTGTTTATGGTACAGTAGGTCCCCCTGCCAAGCCCCCTTGCCCCCTAAAGGGGGAGCTCTTGATTGGCAATATCGAAAAAAATACAAAACGGCCTGCATTACAAACTAATGCAGGCCGTTTTGCAAATAAAAAGCTCCCCCTTTAGGGGGCAGGGGGGCTTGGCCTAATTACCGCCCTTTACCCTTCCTTTTTCATCATCGGCACCACTGCGGTGTTCGCGTGATTTTATTTTGCTGTTACCAAAATTGTAGGTAAAGGTTAAACGGCCAACCCTTGAATCGCTTCTTTGTCTGATATCGAAATCGTTACCCAGGGTGTGGCTGCTTACATTATTACGACGGATGTTAAATACATCATCAACCGCCAGTTTTATGTTTACCTTTTTATTGGCGAATGAATGGCTTAATCCGGCGTCAACACCGTAACGGGGTTTTATTTTATATATACCGTAAGTAAGCGGCGATTGGTAGTCGCCCATGATTTCAAAGCGATAGCTGCCAAATGTAAATGTTTGTGTTGTTTTGGCCTGAACGGTCACTTGCCCGTCGCTTAACCTTCCTGTTCCGACAGAATCTGATTTAAAGCCCAGGTAAAAGCTATTGATGTTGATATTGCCTGTCCACCATTTGGTAATGGTAAAGGGCGCATCAATGTTAAGGCTATACGAGTTCTGGGTTTGCAGGTTCAGACTGGTTTGGAAAGATTTTTGGCCTTCGGTTAATATTATTTCGGTGATCACATCGGTAGTGCGGCTATAACCAAGGCTTATGTTAAGGCTTTTGTTGTGTGTGAAATTAAATTCAAAATTGTTGGTGTATTGTGGCTTAAGAAAAGCATTTCCCTTTGAAAAGGTATAAGGGTCAAGATAATATATAAAGGGGTTCAGGTCGTCATATCCCGGACGATCAATACGGCGGCTATATGAAAAGCTGATCTCGTTTTTATCATTAAGCGTATGGTTAATAAATACGCTTGGGAAAAAGTTAAGGTAACTGCGGTCTACAGAGGTACTGCCCATCAAATTACCATTTGATTGTGTGTACTCGGCCCTCACCCCTAATTGTACCGATGTTTTTTTGAATTGCTTATTTAAATTTAAATAGCCGGCGGTTATTTTTTCGGTATAAATAAAACGGTTGGTACGGGTAGTATCATTAATATAGGTGTTACCGTCAAATATTTGAGCCTGCAGGTCATTGTCTGTTTTAACGCTGCTGAATTTTGCACCGGTTTCAAATTTTACAGTTTTTGATAGTGGCTTGGTATAATCAACCTTGCCTGTATATATGGTGATGTTTGATGGTGTTTGGTTGCGCAGCAATTGAGGCGCATGCTGCGGACTGCCATCGGGCAAAAAGTAATGGGTGTCATATTGAGCGATGGAGTTGTTTTTGAATTTAGAATAGTCCAGATCAATGCTCAATTCCTGGCCGCTGGTATCTATCTTAAACTTATCGTTCAGGTTGGCGGCAAAATTCTTATAGGTTTGGTTAATGGTTGATACGGTGGTCAAAGATGAATCGACCTGATTTGGCGCAGCGCTGATATTGGTTTTTCCATTATTGCTATCCAGCCAGCTGTTTGAGTACCCGCTTACTACAAAGCCAATAGTGTTCCTGCTTGTCATATCATAATCGGCGCCAACACGGTAGTTATTGTAATGGTTGGTTGGCTGCATTTTGGTAAGCTGGTTAAAATAGCTTGGCTTGCCTAAACTATCGCGGGTGATACGATCAATATTAATATCACGGTCGCGTTTATTATCGCCACGGCTTAAGGTGGCAAATACATTCAGCTTACCTGACTTATGATTTAAATTCAAGCTGGAATTGTCCCTCCAGAATTTGCCCTTAGCAACGCCAACAGTAACGCTTCCGTTTGTGCCCGACTGGCTGTTCTTTTTTAATTTAATGTTGATGATACCAGAATTACCGGCGGCATCGTATTTAGCCGAAGGGTTTGTAATGATCTCGATTGATTTAATGGTATTGCCATCGGTAGAGCGTAACAAAGTAGCCAATTGCGCAGCGGTAAGGTAAGTTAACTTATCGTTGATCATTACAGTGACCCCCTGTTTGCCTTTCAGGCTTATATTGTCATCCTTGTCAACTGTAACACCAGGCGCTTTGGCCAGTATTTCCATCGCGGTGTTACCGGCCGCAAGTACGCTGTTTTCAACATTCATTACAGTGCGGTCAATTTTGCGCTCTATCAGCGGTTTGGCTGCTGTAATGGTTACTGTGTTTAAAGTAGTGTTGCCGGCTTTCATACTTAAAGCAGGAGCAGCTACGGTTGCTGTGTTTTCTGATACGACAAAAGGTTTGGTTGCGGCCTTTTCATATCCTACGGCGGTAGCTTTAACAATGTATTTACCCGCATTGATACGATCAAAGGTATAAACACCATTGTCATTGCTTAAAGCACCTTTAACAACGGTAGAGTCGGTGGCTCTAAGCAAGCTTACGGTTGCGTAATCCATGGGCTTACCTTGTTCATTTGATAGGGAGCCGGATACTTTGGTGCCACCTGATTTGCCATCCTGGGCAAATGATGTACTCCAGCTGATAGCTACAAGCAGGAGTGTGCGGAATATGTTGAGTATGTTAGTTTTCATGGTTGCGGTGTTAAAAAGTAAAGGCAATAAGGTGCCATTAAAGAATATGCTTCTTTTTAAAAATGGTTAATAAGTTTTTAGTTGTTTTCGGTAAGTCCCGGCAGTGTGTTTAGTATATTATGATATATAGGCGATTTTTTTTCATGATGTTGTGATTTATACCTCAAATTTGCTAACAGAATAGGTTTTTATATAATGCTTTTAGGCGAAGGCGGCTAAACTTCCGGTAAACGGCCGAAAAATACCGATGAATGAGTCAATCTTCCTTTCAATTATTAAAACTTATGCTGCCTGTTAACATGGTGTTGTGCTTGTGTTGTTTTACATTAAGATGCAAAAACATGCCGGAAGGTTACAACTGCTTTAAATTTTTTAATACCGGGAAGCTGTTTTTTATAATATCACAAACAAATAAAAAGCCCCGAGACCCGATATTAAACTGAATAGCTGAAACTTGTATTTGCTTTTTTGAACTTGTAGCGGACTGATAATAGAAGGGTATAATAAGCCCGCTAAACAATAGCAGGCTTATATATTTTATCAGGGTTTTCATTTGGTATGATTGGCTTATGTTTGTTTTACTGAGCCGGTTTTTTTACGGTATCTGTAACAACGGGAGGCTGGGTTTTCAGGGTATCAGTCTTTACAGTCGGGATCGTATCTATTTTACACTGTAAACCATCAGGCTTCATAATAAATACCGCCCCGGCCGGATTGCGCGGCGTATTACTCTGTTCACAATCATACAAGTTAAAATTCATATTGCGGTCGAGTTTCCGGTCAATAACCAGTTTAGTGTTTAGTGGAACCTTTAAGGTCATGTGCAGTTCCTGCCCGCGCCACAATCCGTTATTAAGCCTTTCCAGGTGGCGGTCAAACTTTAACACCGAATCTTTTTGTATAAACCTGTAGCTGATATTTCGCGCGTTGATCAGGGCATCCTCGTCGTTGCGGCCGCGGGCAATACATGATTGCTCTAAAACAGGTTGGGCCACGTCGCTTTTTTCAATATCAATGCTTACACGGTCGGGCGAATCCCAGTCATCACCATTGTAGTCATCATCTAAAATGATCATACCATTAAAACGTTCTTTAATCCGCAGGCGGGTGCTGTCTTCATTGGTTAAAAATTTGGCGTCGTTAAGTTCCAAATAATAGGTGTTGTTGGCGGTTGGTTTTACATTGATGGTTTTGCTTAATCTGGCGCCTTCCCTGAAATCGGCAGATGCTCTTACCCCATAATATATTACGGCGCCCATAGAGGCCAGCCATATACATAATAGTGTGGTGCCTATTGAGCGGTTAAAGGAGGCATTTTTAAACAGGAAGCCTATAGTTAATAATATAATGGTTAATAAAGGTATAGCCAGCAATAAAAAACCACCGGTTAAAAATATCATATTGGTATCGCGGTTAACGATATTGAACGGAAATATATGATAGATGTCTGTTTTGCCAAATCCTATTAGTGCAATTAAGCTAACAATAAGCGCTATAGCAAGGCCAAAACAAGTTAGCAGAATAACTATGGCAATCAGTTTGACCACTAAGCCGGTCGCTCCTCTTAAAAAAGTACCAAGGTGATCAAAAAAATCGCCGGCAAAATCACGGGCTTTGTAAACAAACGGTCTTGCTTCGTGCCTGAAGTTGGAAAGGTTTTCTTTAACCGAGCTCATTTCTTCTTCAAAGCTCCTTTTAAAGCCTTTAAGATCCTGCTTTTCGCCCTTCATAGCCATGCGGTCGGCACGAGAAACAGCTTTTGGTATAACTATCCATAATATAATGTACAAAATAAGACCACTCCCGGCAAAAGCAAATGATAATGCAAAAGCGAGCCTGATCCACACGGCCTGAATGTCGAAATAATTGGCAATGCCTGCAGCTACACCACTAACCAAATGATCGTCGGGATCACGAAAAAGCCTGCGGCGCTCTGTGTTATAAGAAAAAGGATTGTTACCCGGTGTCTTATCGTCGGTTTCTGCAAACTCAAAATCTTCTACGGTACCCATTTGCTCAATAACCAGCTTAACATCAGCCTCTACAACAACCTGTGTGTTTTGGTTGGCCAGTGCCTCGTTAAACATTTCAGCAATCCGGTTTTCAATATCTGTTGTTATCTCCAGGCTGTCGGCCGACGTTGCAAAATGGCGTTTTACATCGGTCATGTACGCTCTGAGTACTTCGTAAGCATCCTCTTCTATATGAAATACGATGCCGTTTATATTTATGATGATAGTTTTATTCATGATCTGTGATTTTTATAGGTTTTTTTATTTTCTGTCGCCAATTGCTGTTTGAACAGCATAAACCAGCTCCTGCCAGGTTTTATCAAGCTGTTCCAACACGTTTTTTCCTTCCTCAGAAAGAACATAATATTTACGTGGCGGCCCTGAAATTGACTCCACCCAATTGTAAGTGAGCAGACCATTATTTTTTAACCGGGTCAATAGCGGGTACAGAGTACCCTCAACTACAAGCAGTTGGGCTTTTTTGAGTTCAGAAATGATATCTGACGCGTATGTTTCGCCCTTAGCTATGATGGAAAGAATGCAGTACTCCAGTATGCCTTTCCTCATTTGGGTTTGTGTGTTTTCGACAATCATGATACAAAGATATATGTTTTAGATTGTATTATGCAATACATAGTACTATAATTATAAACTTTATTATTTAAATCTTGCTTTTTTAAAAAAAAAGTAGCCGTTTAGAAGATTTTACTTGACTTTTTAATAATGTAACATTACTTTTATGATTAATTAACTATTAACTGATCTTATTATTAACGCAATGAAAAAACTTCTACTAGCAAGTTTGTGCGTTCTGTTGTTATGCGTAACGCAGACATTTGCACAAAACCGTACAGTTACTGGTACGGTTACGGCCCAAGAAGACGGCCTACCCATCCCGGGAGTAACAGTACGAGTAAAAGGAACTACAATCGGTACTCAAACCGGAACCAATGGCAAGTACACTTTAAGTGTTCCTGAAGGTGCAACATTAATCATTAGCTTTATTGGCTATGCACAGCAAGAAATTCCGGTTACCGGTTCTGTGGTAAATGTAAAACTTGTGGTATCAAGTAAACAACTTGGCGAAGTTGTGGTAACAGGCGCGTTAGGTATAACCAGAACACGTAACCAACAATCATACGCAGCACAACAGGTTGCCGGTGAGGAGGTAAACAAAACCAGATCATCAAACTTTGTAACTGGGTTATCAGGTAAAGTTGCAGGTTTAGAGATTCGTCAGAACAATGCACTCGGATCATCTGTAAACGTTGTTTTACGTGGTGTAAAATCTATTACCGGTAATAACCAGGCTCTTTTTGTAATTGATGGTGTTCCGGTTGATAACTCTAACCTGAATGCCCGTCCGGATCCTAAAAAGCTGGCTCAGCAAGATGGTAACGGAGGATATGATTACGGTAGCCCGGCATCTGATATTAACCCTGATGATATAGAATCGGTAACGGTATTAAAAGGTGCGGCTGCGAGTGCGTTATACGGTTCGCGTGGTAGCAATGGTGTTATCTTAATCACCAGTAAAAAAGCTAAAAAAGGTTTGGGTATTGTTATCAACAGCAGCATTAGCCAGGGTTCTTTAGTCAAATCAACCTTCCCTACTTATCAGCACAGCTATGGCGCTGGTTACGGCGCTTATTATAGCGACCCCACTGCCCATTTCTTTTATGGCGATGTTAATGGCGATGGTAAACCTGATTTGGTTACTCCAACAACAGAAGATGCGTCTTATGGTGCAGCGTTTGACCCTAAATTGATGGTTTATCAATGGGATGCGTTTGACAGTACCTCTCCTAATTATAAAAAAGCTACTCCATGGGTTGCTGCAAAAAATGACCCGACTTCCTTTTTTGAAAAACCAATTTCAAATAACCAGAGCATCATGATTACCAATGGTACCGATGCCGGAACATTTAAATTAGGTTATACCAGGAGCAATGAAAATGGTATTGTTCCGAATAGTAACATCAATAAAAACCAGGTTGATTTAGCTGGTACTTATAACATCACTTCTAAATTAACAGTAGGTGGTGCTGTTAACTTTTTCAACATTAATGGTCGCGGCAGACCAGGTACCGGTTATGATGGTGCTGGTGGCAGAAACGTAATGACCAACTTTAGGCAGTGGTGGGAAGTTAACAATGATGTGCAGGACTTAAAAGCTGCTTATGACAGAACAGGTAAAAATATTACCTGGAATTATGCCGATCCGCTGGCTGGTAACTTCTCAGCTATTTTCTGGGATAACCCTTATTATGTACGTTACCAAAACTATGAAACAGATACCCGTAACAGGTATTTAGGAAACGTGAATGCTGTATATAAGGCTACCGATTGGTTAACTATTACCGGCAGAACCTCATTAGATTCATATACAGAACTTGATGAAGAGCGTAAAAATGTTACCAGCGTTGGTGTTCCATATTATTCAAGGAATAACAGATCATATACCGAAACAAACTATGACCTGTTAGCCACCGTTGACAAAAAGCTTTCAAATTCATTTAACCTGAAAGCATTATTAGGAACAAACATTCGTAAGCAAAACATCCAGAATATTTATGCGATAACAAACGGTGGTTTGTTTACCCCTTCTTTATATTCAATCGCGAACTCGCTGAATGCACCTAACGCTCCTATAGAAAACAAATCACTTAGAGAAGTTGACGGTATTTTTGCCGGAGCAACACTTACTTATAACAACTTCCTTACCTTGGATGGAACTATAAGAAGAGATAAGTCATCAACTTTACCAGAAGCTAATAATACCTATTATTACCCATCCGGATCATTAGGTTTTGTTTTCTCCGAACTGCTTAAACAATACAACTGGTTATCATACGGAAAATTGAGAGTTAACTACGCACAGGTTGGTAGCGATGCACCGGTTTACAGCGTCTTGGATAACTATACTATCAATCCGCCAATCGGCTCTATTCCGCAGGCAAACGTTAATACCACTAAAAACAATCCAAACTTAAAACCTGAACGTACAAGAAGTACAGAGGCCGGTTTGGAATTGGCTTTCTTTAACAATCGTTTAGGTTTTGACGGTAGCTATTACAATACATCAACCTTTGATGAAATATTACCTGTAAACGTATCAACAGCTACAGGTTACTCTTTCAGCTATTTGAACGCTGGTACAGTTAAAAACAAAGGTGTCGAGTTATCATTAAACGGTACCCCTGTAAGCACCAAAGATTTTAGCTGGAAACTGACTTTAAACTTCACAAAAAACATAAGCAAGGTTACCGAATTGTTTAAAGACGACCAGGGCCAGGAAGCGAGCAACCTGCAGCTTAACAGCTATCAGGGTGGTGTTTCTATCAATGCAACGTTAAATCAGCCATTTGGTACGATTCGCGGAACTGACTTTATATATAAAGACGGTCAGAGAGTTGTTGGC
This window contains:
- a CDS encoding PadR family transcriptional regulator → MIVENTQTQMRKGILEYCILSIIAKGETYASDIISELKKAQLLVVEGTLYPLLTRLKNNGLLTYNWVESISGPPRKYYVLSEEGKNVLEQLDKTWQELVYAVQTAIGDRK
- a CDS encoding SusC/RagA family TonB-linked outer membrane protein, with the translated sequence MKKLLLASLCVLLLCVTQTFAQNRTVTGTVTAQEDGLPIPGVTVRVKGTTIGTQTGTNGKYTLSVPEGATLIISFIGYAQQEIPVTGSVVNVKLVVSSKQLGEVVVTGALGITRTRNQQSYAAQQVAGEEVNKTRSSNFVTGLSGKVAGLEIRQNNALGSSVNVVLRGVKSITGNNQALFVIDGVPVDNSNLNARPDPKKLAQQDGNGGYDYGSPASDINPDDIESVTVLKGAAASALYGSRGSNGVILITSKKAKKGLGIVINSSISQGSLVKSTFPTYQHSYGAGYGAYYSDPTAHFFYGDVNGDGKPDLVTPTTEDASYGAAFDPKLMVYQWDAFDSTSPNYKKATPWVAAKNDPTSFFEKPISNNQSIMITNGTDAGTFKLGYTRSNENGIVPNSNINKNQVDLAGTYNITSKLTVGGAVNFFNINGRGRPGTGYDGAGGRNVMTNFRQWWEVNNDVQDLKAAYDRTGKNITWNYADPLAGNFSAIFWDNPYYVRYQNYETDTRNRYLGNVNAVYKATDWLTITGRTSLDSYTELDEERKNVTSVGVPYYSRNNRSYTETNYDLLATVDKKLSNSFNLKALLGTNIRKQNIQNIYAITNGGLFTPSLYSIANSLNAPNAPIENKSLREVDGIFAGATLTYNNFLTLDGTIRRDKSSTLPEANNTYYYPSGSLGFVFSELLKQYNWLSYGKLRVNYAQVGSDAPVYSVLDNYTINPPIGSIPQANVNTTKNNPNLKPERTRSTEAGLELAFFNNRLGFDGSYYNTSTFDEILPVNVSTATGYSFSYLNAGTVKNKGVELSLNGTPVSTKDFSWKLTLNFTKNISKVTELFKDDQGQEASNLQLNSYQGGVSINATLNQPFGTIRGTDFIYKDGQRVVGANGQYLQSGPTETIGNANPKWIGGINNSFRYKNFNFSFLIDIRKGGSVFSTDMYYGLATGLYPETVYTNDLGNPVRNTLANGGGFIRPGVTEDGQPNTKRVSASNYGAFGYATLPDKAFVYDAGYVKLREAVLGYTIPENTLSHIGPIKEVTFQVIGRNLWIMHKNLPYADPEEGLSSGNLQGYQVGSYPTTRTISLNLKLRF